Proteins from a single region of Trichoderma asperellum chromosome 3, complete sequence:
- a CDS encoding uncharacterized protein (SECRETED:SignalP(1-23)~BUSCO:EOG092D03RC~CAZy:GT24), with the protein MTRHRWRPWNLIVGSMLALQAHSAPSVNVGMNAAFPAGPYLLELLETAAAENSSSYFPLLDRIATGYFASASTDAALYVKFLQVLQEDGCLSSAEGLSTFKLALSLRSAAPRVEAHYQYYSTVVSPTLGEGPESECFNWVLLDGKQYCKPELEEVIKDGLLSLQNKHLPFDRVLGAGREAILYADITSETFGEYHKALSKAAAEGSLSYRIRYHRTQTTPRATLHMSGYGVELALKKTDYIVIDDRLQDEESHHQNIGAGAGLDDSEDVADIKPLTASDLSSLGLKATSFILQSDDPLETLVKLTQDLPKFLTSIVAHNVSTRFEKEFKLNSLKGVPGGLNLLWLNGVQLIERQIEPFALIERLRQERKLIDGFRALGLNGKQAVSILGHQDVSTAKEGGEALRYDWTDRLEDGRVIIWLNDIESDDVYEDYPKSLTSLLQPSYPGQLPPIGKNIFTLIAPVDFSNPEDVSYIMQLISFISRGISIRFGLVPLISTPEAIVKAKIVYHLFENYGINGLFTYLGQLEDATKLTNEELFARITGDHAPLVDSDKMSLAEVLEADTYEQQLGFAQQWIKRLKVDTPIRPVFLNGLPIIRDENWIQELGMQIGEDLRVVQKGVFLGMLTDDDWAPGIFLNKALSRRNDYITPDDEGKGLTVLNINKIYIEHADLFSNIPVLEFASESLKEDWSAATVIADLTTTSGKGLVLSALEFKRRNSGARIEIVHNPVSSDGAASINAALMANLGSLGDIQDISELSDLMQTPIEDKNKDGYFEALQRFLGASKVPLGAQMIMLNGRMIGPISEDSEFDVDDFQQFLEVEQARRILPILKAVEELGLVDKLSTPLDAAKITSIAALSTISDLPEGIFESATSARTSLYDKWPSTHTIEKGDPEAASVHIVGLINPVSEQGQRWAPILKVLSELEGVHLKLFINPPEKIEELPVKRFFRYVLKSQPTFNDEGEVKGLQATFNGLPSEALLTTAVDVPPAWLVAPLDSIHDLDNIKLSAVKTDVHATYELKHILIEGHSREGKASAPRGAQLILATEKEPLITDTIVMANIGFFQFKANPGVYSIRLKEGRSSEIYEIESIGAQGWNPVPGDNGTELALIDFQGVTLYPRLRRRSGMEAEDILQEKDTQDNNIISKGIKLAESLFGGKSKTKSLSEREHAEINIFSVASGHLYERMLNIMIVSVMRHTNHTVKFWFIEQFLSPSFKEFIPHMAEKYGFKYEMISYKWPHWLRQQKEKQREIWGYKILFLDVLFPLSLDKVIFVDADQVVRTDMINLMNLDLEGAPYGFTPMCDSRVEMEGFRFWKQGYWANYLRGRPYHISALYVVDLRRFRELAAGDRLRQQYHSLSADPNSLANLDQDLPNHMQFNIPIHSLPQEWLWCETWCSDESLVEARTIDLCNNPLTKEPKLDRARRQIPEWVAYDEEIAALHQIYKGEAAVTPGKERLSEGGEETAEVGAEDKNTKSRRLESDGTHTKDEL; encoded by the exons ATGACACGGCATCGCTGGCGACCATGGAACTTGATTGTCGGATCTATGCTTGCTCTGCAGGCCCATAGCGCTCCCTCTGTGAATGTGGGCATGAATGCAGCTTTTCCTGCAGGTCCATACTTGCTCGAACTCTT AGAAACCGCGGCAGCAGAGAATTCATCATCCTATTTTCCGCTCCTGGACCGAATTGCTACTGGATATTTCGCCTCTGCATCAACAGACGCTGCTTTATATGTGAAATTCCTTCAAGTCTTGCAAGAAGATGGCTGCCTGTCTAGCGCCGAGGGTCTGTCCACATTCAAACTGGCATTGTCTTTGCGATCTGCAGCGCCTCGAGTAGAAGCTCATTACCAATACTATTCCACTGTTGTTTCCCCTACTCTTGGCGAAGGACCTGAATCAGAATGCTTCAATTGGGTGCTGTTGGATGGGAAGCAGTATTGCAAACCCGAACTAGAGGAAGTTATCAAAGATGGTCTACTGTCCTT GCAAAACAAGCATTTGCCATTTGATCGAGTATTAGGCGCGGGCAGAGAAGCCATCCTCTATGCTGACATAACTTCGGAAACGTTTGGAGAATACCATAAAGCTCTTTCAAAGGCCGCAGCAGAAGGCTCTCTGAGCTATCGAATTAGATATCACCGCACTCAAACAACGCCCAGAGCAACTCTTCACATGAGTGGTTATGGTGTTGAGCTGGCATTAAAGAAGACGGACTATATCGTCATCGATGATCGACTACAAGACGAAGAATCTCATCATCAGAATATTGGTGCCGGTGCCGGTCTCGATGACAGTGAAGATGTGGCCGATATCAAGCCTTTGACAGCATCAGATCTCTCGTCGCTTGGATTGAAAGCGACATCCTTCATATTGCAAAGTGATGACCCGTTGGAGACACTAGTAAAGTTGACTCAGGATCTGCCCAAGTTTCTAACTTCAATTGTTGCCCACAATGTTTCTACTCGATTCGAAAAAGAGTTTAAACTTAACAGCTTAAAAGGAGTACCGGGGGGTCTAAACTTGCTATGGCTAAATGGTGTTCAATTAATTGAGCGTCAGATTGAGCCATTCGCTCTTATTGAGAGACTGCGCCAAGAACGAAAACTAATCGATGGCTTTCGTGCTCTTGGACTGAACGGAAAGCAAGCGGTATCTATTCTCGGCCATCAAGATGTTTCTACCGCGAAGGAAGGCGGCGAGGCACTGAGATATGATTGGACAGATCGGCTTGAAGATGGGCGAGTTATCATATGGTTAAACGACATCGAAAGCGACGACGTTTATGAGGATTACCCAAAGAGCTTGACATCA CTACTGCAACCGTCATATCCTGGACAACTGCCGCCCATTGGGAAGAATATCTTTACTCTCATCGCACCTGTCGATTTCTCAAACCCAGAAGATGTTTCATACATCATGCAATTgatttctttcatttctcGGGGTATCTCTATAAGATTTGGCCTTGTTCCTCTAATTTCAACTCCTGAGGCCATTGTTAAAGCCAAGATAGTTTACCACCTATTCGAGAATTATGGTATCAACGGCCTTTTTACTTATCTAGGGCAGCTCGAAGACGCCACTAAATTGACCAACGAAGAGCTCTTTGCCAGAATAACCGGAGACCATGCACCACTTGTGGACTCGGACAAAATGAGTCTTGCTGAAGTTCTTGAAGCAGACACCTACGAGCAACAGCTCGGATTCGCTCAGCAATGGATCAAGCGACTAAAGGTGGACACGCCGATTCGACCAGTGTTTCTCAATGGCCTCCCAATTATCCGCGATGAGAATTGGATTCAAGAGTTGGGAATGCAAATCGGGGAAGATCTTCGAGTAGTGCAAAAGGGAGTTTTTCTCGGAATGCTTACTGATGACGACTGGGCCCCTGGGATTTTCCTCAATAAGGCACTCTCCAGGAGAAATGACTATATAACACCCGACGATGAAGGGAAAGGCCTCACTGTGCTTAACATAAACAAGATTTATATTGAGCATGCAGATCTTTTCAGCAATATCCCCGTCCTCGAGTTTGCTTCCGAGTCACTAAAGGAAGATTGGTCGGCAGCGACTGTCATTGCTGACCTGACAACGACAAGTGGCAAGGGTCTAGTTCTATCCGCTCTCGAGTTCAAACGCCGCAACTCAGGTGCCAGAATCGAGATCGTTCACAATCCTGTATCATCCGACGGTGCTGCCTCGATAAATGCTGCACTCATGGCGAACCTAGGGTCACTGGGCGACATTCAGGACATCAGCGAACTTTCCGATTTAATGCAAACACCAATTGAAGATAAAAACAAAGATGGTTATTTTGAGGCTTTACAGAGATTCTTGGGAGCTTCGAAAGTGCCCTTGGGAGCCCAAATGATTATGCTGAACGGCAGAATGATTGGACCCATTTCGGAGGACTCCGAATTTGATGTCGATGACTTTCAACAATTTTTGGAAGTCGAGCAAGCGAGGCGCATACTCCCAATTCTTAAAGCAGTTGAAGAACTTGGCTTGGTCGATAAACTCTCCACTCCCCTGGACGCAGCTAAAATAACGTCCATCGCTGCCCTATCTACAATTTCTGACCTGCCTGAGGGAATTTTTGAGTCAGCAACGTCTGCTCGAACCAGCCTTTATGACAAATGGCCCTCAACGCATACAATTGAAAAGGGTGACCCGGAAGCTGCGAGCGTTCACATAGTTGGGCTCATAAACCCAGTAAGTGAGCAAGGTCAAAGATGGGCTCCTATTTTGAAGGTATTGTCTGAGCTAGAGGGAGTTCACTTGAAGCTTTTCATCAACCCTCCAGAAAAAATTGAGGAGCTTCCAGTCAAGCGTTTCTTCAGGTATGTCTTGAAGTCTCAACCGACCTTCAATGATGAAGGCGAGGTTAAAGGACTACAAGCTACCTTCAATGGTCTGCCCTCCGAGGCTTTGTTGACAACTGCTGTTGATGTTCCGCCTGCATGGCTTGTAGCACCTCTAGATTCGATTCACGATCTCGACAACATAAAATTAAGCGCAGTGAAGACCGACGTTCATGCCACATATGAGTTGAAGCACATCCTTATTGAAGGACATTCTAGAGAGGGCAAAGCATCAGCACCGCGAGGAGCCCAGCTAATTCTCGCCACCGAGAAAGAGCCCCTTATCACAGATACCATAGTCATGGCGAATATCGGCTTTTTCCAGTTTAAGGCAAATCCTGGAGTTTATTCTATCCGATTGAAGGAAGGCCGCAGCTCCGAGATATATGAGATTGAGAGCATTGGCGCTCAGGGATGGAATCCCGTTCCTGGCGATAACGGTACTGAGCTCGCATTGATTGATTTCCAAGGCGTGACATTATATCCACGTCTCCGAAGGCGAAGTGGCATGGAAGCGGAAGATATCCTCCAAGAAAAGGACACCCAGGACAACAATATCATCTCCAAGGGTATTAAGCTGGCAGAAAGTCTCTTTGGCGGAAAATCTAAGACGAAGTCGCTATCTGAACGAGAACACGCAGAGATCAACATCTTCTCCGTAGCCAGTGGCCACCTCTACGAGCGCATGTTGAACATCATGATAGTCTCGGTTATGCGCCATACAAATCACACCGTCAAGTTTTGGTTCATCGAACAATTCCTTTCTCCTTCCTTCAAAGAATTCATACCCCACATGGCAGAGAAGTACGGCTTCAAATATGAAATGATCTCGTACAAGTGGCCTCACTGGCTAcggcagcagaaggagaagcaacGAGAAATCTGGGGCTACAAAATTCTATTTTTAGACGTCCTTTTCCCCCTGTCTTTAGACAAGGTCATATTTGTCGATGCCGATCAAGTCGTCCGCACGGACATGATCAACCTAATGAATCTCGATCTAGAAGGAGCTCCATATGGATTTACACCCATGTGTGATTCCCGCGTTGAAATGGAGGGATTCCGGTTCTGGAAACAGGGGTACTGGGCAAACTACCTTCGTGGGCGCCCTTACCATATTTCCGCCCTTTATGTTGTTGACTTGCGACGCTTCCGAGAGTTAGCTGCCGGTGACCGTCTTCGACAACAGTACCACTCACTTTCAGCGGATCCAAATAGCCTTGCCAATCTGGATCAAGACTTGCCGAATCATATGCAGTTCAATATCCCCATCCATAGCTTACCTCAAGAGTGGCTATGGTGCGAGACATGGTGTAGTGACGAAAGCCTCGTCGAAGCTCGCACCATTGATCTATGCAATAATCCGCTTACAAAGGAGCCCAAGCTTGATCGAGCAAGAAGGCAGATTCCCGAGTGGGTTGCttatgatgaagaaattgcCGCGTTGCACCAGATCTACAAAGGGGAGGCGGCGGTAACTCCTGGCAAAGAGAGGCTTTCTGAAGGTGGAGAAGAAACAGCTGAAGTCGGGGCAGAAGACAAAAACACTAAAAGTCGGAGACTAGAAAGCGATGGGACACATACGAAGGACGAGTTATAA
- a CDS encoding uncharacterized protein (BUSCO:EOG092D069S), whose translation MQSSPGMLTKFESKSSRAKGIAFHPKRPWILVALHSSTIQLWDYRMGTLIDRFEEHDGPVRGVDFHKTQPLFVSGGDDYKIKVWSYQTRRCLFTLNGHLDYVRTVFFHHELPWILSASDDQTIRIWNWQNRSLICTMTGHNHYAMCAQFHPKEDLVVSASLDQSVRVWDISGLRKKHSAPTSMSYEDQIARANQNQTDMFGNTDAVVKFVLEGHDRGVNWVAFHPTMPLIVSAGDDRLVKLWRMSETKAWEVDTCRGHFQNASGCLFHPHQDLILSAGEDKTIRVWDLNKRTAVQSFKRENDRFWVIAAHPEINLFAAGHDNGVMVFKLERERPASAVHQNTLFYITKEKHVRSYDFQKDVESPTLLSLKKLGSPWVSPRTLSYNPAERSILVTTPADGGSYELLSLPRDGSGVIEPTESKRGSGNSAIFVARNRFAVLNTANQTIDIKDLSNNTARSFKPPAGTTDIYFGGTGNLLIITPTTVYLYDIQQKKTTAELAITGVKYIVWSNDGLYAALLSKHNVTIVTKTLEQISTLHETIRIKSATWDDAGILLYSTLNHVKYALLNGDNGIVRTLDQTVYLVRVKGRNVYCLDRAAKPRILRIDPTEYRFKMALVKRNYEEMLHIIRTSSLVGQSIISYLQKKGYPEIALQFVQDPTTRFDLAIECGNLDVAVEMAKELDKPKFWTRLGTEALAHGNHQIVEMCYQKLKQFDKLSFLYLATGDHSKLARMAKIAEHRGDFTARFQNAVYLGDVEDRIQMLKEIDLYPLAYATAKSHGLEEECEAILEASGLTEDQLTLPTMGKPLAPPKPVVSTFKSNWPNKASSQSYFESALLGQVEGLSLEDESNTANGIEAEHATKEETADKLIATAGEDDDDAAGWDMGDDDVPEIDNDFVNVDSAEAGGAGSCEADIWARNSPLAVDHVAGGSFETAMQLLNRQVGAVQFAPLKPRFLEVYQSSKTFLPALANLPTLLNYVRRTVDETDLRKVLPIIPRDLEHLASNDLQKGYDSMKANKLEDGASIFKGILHAILVNAVSSESEVAEAKKLIVSAREYSIAMDIELARRNLGSIDEIAQDPAKVKRSLELSAYFTIPKIEVPHRQIALLSAIKVAIKSKNYNSALGFANRIIANGGSSKIVENAKKTKAQCERNPNDSIEIEFDQFAEFEICAASHTPIYSGAPFEECAFDGSKYHSSYKGSICKVCEVCEIGKHGSGLRLFS comes from the exons ATGCAGTCTTCCCCAGGAATGTTGACAAAG TTTGAATCGAAATCATCAAGAGCCAAGGGAATCGCGTTCCACCCGAAAAG GCCATGGATCCTCGTGGCGCTTCACTCCTCCACAATCCAGCTCTGGGATTATCGGATGGGCACGTTGATAGATCGATTTGAGGAGCACGATGGCCCAGTCCGTGGCGTCGACTTTCACAAAACACAGCCGCTCTTCGTATCGGGCGGCGATGATTACAAGATCAAAGTCTGGTCGTACCAGACTCGACGATGCCTCTTTACGCTGAACGGCCATCTTGATTACGTTCGAACTGTTTTCTTCCATCATGAACTGCCTTGGATTCTCTCTGCCTCCGACGACCAAACAATTCGAATCTGGAACTGGCAGAATCGAAGTTTGA TTTGTACCATGACCGGGCATAATCACTATGCCATGTGCGCCCAATTCCACCCCAAGGAAGATCTCGTCGTTTCAGCCTCCCTTGATCAATCAGTCCGAGTTTGGGATATTTCGGGACTTCGAAAGAAGCACTCAGCACCGACTTCGATGAGCTACGAAGATCAAATTGCGCGAGCAAACCAAAACCAAACCGACATGTTTGGTAATACAGATGCAGTTGTCAAGTTTGTCTTGGAAGGCCATGATCGTGGTGTCAACTGGGTGGCTTTCCATCCTACTATGCCTCTGATTGTTTCAGCAGGCGATGATCGCCTGGTGAAGCTCTGGCGCATGAGCGAGACTAAGGCTTGGGAGGTTGACACCTGCCGCGGCCATTTCCAGAATGCCTCAGGTTGTCTTTTCCACCCACACCAGGATCTCATTTTGTCGGCCGGAGAAGACAAGACCATTCGAGTCTGGGATCTCAATAAGAGGACCGCTGTGCAGTCTTTTAAGAGAGAAAACGACCGCTTTTGGGTTATCGCAGCTCATCCTGAAATCAATTTGTTCGCAGCTGGCCATGATAATGGTGTCATGGTTTTCAAGCTGGAACGCGAGCGTCCCGCTTCAGCTGTCCACCAAAATACCCTCTTCTACATCACCAAGGAGAAGCATGTCAGGTCGTACGATTTCCAGAAGGATGTGGAAAGCCCAACTTTGCTGTCTTTGAAGAAACTAGGCAGCCCCTGGGTTTCACCACGCACTTTGTCGTACAACCCTGCCGAGAGATCTATTCTTGTCACCACTCCTGCTGATGGTGGCTCTTATGAACTTCTGAGCCTACCTAGAGACGGATCTGGCGTAATCGAACCGACAGAATCCAAGCGAGGATCGGGCAACTCTGCTATTTTTGTTGCCAGAAATCGCTTCGCCGTGCTAAACACTGCCAACCAAACAATTGATATCAAGGATCTGTCGAACAATACAGCTCGTTCGTTCAAGCCTCCAGCGGGAACTACTGATATTTACTTTGGAGGAACTGGCAACCTCCTTATTATTACGCCGACGACAGTCTATCTTTACGACATTCAGCAGAAAAAGACCACCGCCGAGCTTGCAATCACCGGCGTTAAATACATTGTGTGGTCAAATGATGGTCTATACGCTGCTCTACTGAGCAAACACAATGTGACTATTGTAACAAAGACTCTGGAGCAAATCAGTACATTGCATGAGACAATTCGCATCAAGAGCGCCACTTGGGATGATGCGGGCATTCTTTTATATTCAACCCTGAATCATGTCAAGTATGCCCTACTGAACGGCGACAATGGTATTGTTCGTACCCTCGACCAAACGGTTTACTTAGTACGCGTTAAGGGGCGGAATGTCTACTGCTTAGATCGAGCGGCTAAGCCTCGAATTCTGCGCATTGACCCAACAGAGTATCGTTTCAAAATGGCGCTGGTCAAGCGGAACTATGAAGAAATGCTTCACATTATCCGTACTTCCAGTCTTGTCGGCCAGTCTATTATCTCATACCTGCAGAAGAAAGGCTATCCTGAGATTGCGCTGCAGTTTGTACAGGATCCAACTACTCGTTTTGACCTGGCAATTGAATGCGGCAACTTAGATGTTGCTGTAGAGATGGCCAAGGAGCTAGATAAGCCAAAATTCTGGACTCGACTGGGCACTGAAGCACTTGCCCATGGCAACCACCAGATTGTGGAGATGTGCTACCAGAAGTTGAAGCAGTTTGACAAATTATCATTCCTCTACTTGGCGACTGGTGACCATTCGAAGCTTGCGCGAATGGCCAAAATTGCGGAGCATCGTGGAGATTTCACTGCCCGATTTCAAAACGCCGTGTATCTTGGAGATGTCGAAGATCGCATTCAGATGTTGAAAGAGATTGATCTGT ATCCTCTTGCGTATGCAACAGCTAAATCCCATGGgctagaagaagaatgcgAGGCTATTCTTGAGGCTTCTGGTCTCACTGAAGATCAGCTAACTCTGCCTACAATGGGCAAGCCGTTGGCACCGCCAAAGCCAGTCGTATCCACGTTCAAGAGCAACTGGCCCAACAAGGCTAGCTCTCAGTCGTACTTTGAGAGTGCTCTTCTGGGCCAGGTAGAAGGCTTGTCTCTCGAGGACGAATCGAACACCGCCAATGGAATAGAAGCTGAGCATGCTACAAAGGAGGAAACCGCAGATAAGCTCATTGCTACTGCtggcgaagacgacgatgatgcggCAGGCTGGGATATGGGCGACGACGATGTGCCCGAAATTGACAATGACTTTGTGAACGTCGATAGTGCAGAGGCAGGCGGTGCTGGAAGCTGCGAGGCTGATATTTGGGCACGAAATTCACCTCTGGCAGTTGACCATGTTGCTGGAGGCTCATTTGAAACGGCCATGCAGCTTCTGAACCGACAGGTCGGCGCAGTCCAGTTTGCCCCTCTAAAGCCTCGATTCTTGGAGGTCTATCAATCTTCCAAGACCTTCCTCCCGGCGTTGGCTAACTTGCCCACCCTTCTTAATTATGTCCGCCGTACTGTTGATGAAACGGATCTTCGAAAAGTTCTGCCCATTATCCCACGCGATCTAGAACATTTGGCCTCCAACGATTTACAAAAGGGCTACGATTCTATGAAAGCTAACAAGCTGGAAGATggcgccagcatcttcaaggGAATTCTACATGCAATCCTTGTCAATGCTGTTTCTAGCGAGAGCGAAGTGGCGGAGGCTAAGAAACTAATTGTTTCAGCAAGGGAGTACAGCATTGCCATGGATATCGAGCTGGCGAGGAGAAACCTTGGCTCGATCGATGAGATTGCACAAGACCCCGCTAAAGTGAAGAGGAGTCTGGAGTTATCCGCCTACTTTACTATTCCGAAGATCGAGGTGCCTCACAGACAAATTGCGTTGCTGAGCGCCATCAAAGTGGCGATAAAGAGCAAAAATTACAACTCCGCTTTGGGCTTCGCAAACCGCATTATTGCCAATGGAGGTTCTAGCAAAATCGTCGAAAAC GCCAAGAAGACAAAGGCTCAGTGTGAGCGCAATCCAAACGACAGCATTGAGATCGAATTCGACCAGTTTGCAGAATTTGAGATTTGTGCTGCCAGCCACACTCCGATCTATAGCGGAGCTCCGTTCGAAGAGTGTGCATTTGATGGATCAAAGTACCACTCTAGCTACAAGGGATCGATCTGTAAGGTGTGCGAAGTTTGCGAGATTGGCAAACACGGTAGCGGTTTGAGGCTGTTTTCATAG
- a CDS encoding uncharacterized protein (BUSCO:EOG092D3E5G), protein MAERSLSPILAQLKQSPQMSYPEASALLSKAKLLLLSVNALTPNPSAPSNLLALARETYEQGALFSIRAKNADAFTRYVQQLQPFYELPSATLSPNLPERNKVTGLSLLLLLTQGRYAEFHSELESLANRDGGGTDVEGDRYLGYPVRLERWLMEGSYDRVWKAMKSSEVPCDEYSVFSEILKNQIRSEIASSSERAYPSLPISSTKSLLFLNSEGEVIQFAKHRGWIVKEGHIYFPSAAADGEDGASAKDMSQMIMENTLGYARELETIV, encoded by the exons ATGGCTGAACGGAGCCTCTCCCCGATTCTCGCCCAGCTTAAGCAGTCTCCTCAGATGAGCTATCCTGAGGCCAGCGCCCTcctctccaaggccaagcttctccttctcagcgTAAACGCCCTCACTCCGAATCCCTCAGCGCCCTCGaacctcctcgcccttgCCCGGGAGACATACGAGCAAGGTGCCCTATTCTCCATCCGCGCCAAGAACGCAGATGCCTTCACGCGCTAcgtccagcagctccagccctTTTACGAGTTGCCATCGGCTACCCTGTCTCCTAATCTCCCCGAACGCAACAAGGTTACAGGATtaagcttgctgctgctcctcacCCAAGGCCGCTATGCCGAGTTTCACTCAGAGCTGGAAAGTCTGGCAAATCGAGACGGTGGCGGAACCGATGTCGAAGGCGATCGTTACCTGGGATATCCTGTTCGTCTGGAGAGGTGGCTAATGGAGGGAAGCTACGACCGTGTATGGAAGGCAATGAAGAGCAGTGAGGTGCCCTGCGACGAGTATAGTGTTTTCTCAGAG ATTCTCAAGAACCAAATACGCTCCGAaatcgccagcagcagcgagcgGGCCTATCCTAGCCTTCCCATAAGCTCCACCAAGTCCTTGTTATTCCTCAACTCAGAAGGAGAGGTTATTCAGTTTGCCAAGCACCGCGGATGGATTGTGAAGGAGGGTCACATATACTTCCCCAGTGCTGCCGCTGACGGTGAAGACGGGGCTAGTGCCAAAGACATGAGCCAAATGATCATGGAAAATACCTTGGGCTATGCTCGCGAGTTAGAAACTATTGTGTAA